A genomic region of Cannabis sativa cultivar Pink pepper isolate KNU-18-1 chromosome 1, ASM2916894v1, whole genome shotgun sequence contains the following coding sequences:
- the LOC133035170 gene encoding uncharacterized protein LOC133035170 yields the protein MGKGQNPMPHTSLTIPAAPTNDDPIIPQVFAISGENNNTQNLACRRDFELSVGARNKTVFLKGTLPEPPIEDPLHHHWFRCNQMVMSWILHSVTPKIKSSIMFLDTSAAMWTELHACFDQGNGPRTFELRETLITLRQGDDSVSSNFTKLKCMWNEIQELRPRIPCTCAASIDNLAFLNQEQVLQFLTGLNESFFPVCAQILLIDPFPSFSKVFSMVIHEERQRKLKNPNFPFLVSVQESTQTPATIAQNPFASAASTNPRPNKKMRPYCSNCHKPGHL from the exons ATGGGTAAAG GCCAAAATCCCATGCCTCATACTTCCTTAACAATTCCAGCTGCTCCGACGAACGATGATCCGATCATCCCTCAAGTCTTTGCCATTTCTGGAGAAAACAACAACACCCAGAATCTT GCCTGCAGACGTGATTTTGAGCTCTCTGTTGGTGCAAGAAACAAGACGGTGTTCCTCAAAGGCACATTACCAGAACCTCCGATTGAAGATCCCCTTCACCACCATTGGTTCCGCTGCAATCAAATGGTGATGTCTTGGATACTTCATTCCGTTACTCCTAAAATCAAGAGCAGTATAATGTTTCTTGACACTTCAGCTGCAATGTGGACTGAACTTCATGCCTGTTTCGATCAAGGTAATGGCCCTAGAACTTTTGAACTAAGAGAAACTCTCATCACTCTTCGACAAGGTGATGACTCTGTTAGTTctaattttacaaaattaaagTGTATGTGGAATGAAATTCAGGAATTAAGACCTAGGATCCCTTGTACTTGTGCTGCCTCAATTGATAACCTAGCTTTCTTGAATCAAGAACAGGTCCTTCAATTTCTTACAGGGTTAAATGAATCCTTCTTCCCCGTTTGTGCACAAATACTCCTTATTGATCCTTTTCCTTCTTTTTCCAAAGTCTTCTCCATGGTTATCCATGAAGAACGACAAAGAAAGCTTAAAAATCCTAATTTTCCTTTTCTTGTATCTGTCCAAGAATCCACTCAAACCCCTGCAACTATTGCCCAAAACCCTTTTGCCTCAGCAGCTTCTACTAATCCTCGTCCCAACAAAAAGATGAGACCTTACTGTTCTAATTGTCACAAACCAGGACACTTATAA